The genomic segment tagagAAGTaatctcaaatttaataatagataatataaacattacataataaaaaataataaaaaataagataTTATGATAATTTTTGCACATCACGTTAATATCAATGAGGTAGATATCGACAACTAACAAGCAAAGATATCGATATCTTAATCTTTAATATATAAATGAGTATGTTTGAGACGGTTTCACATATCTTTGTTCATGAAACGTGTTAATCatgctcatatttacaataaagtaatatttttggtaTAAGTGATTCAAATAGAATATTCATCTCATAAAATAGACAGATCGTCTCATATGAGTTTTTgtgtatataaaaataaatattttataaaatttaaaattgcaCATAttaaagagagaaatatatAATACTATTTTAAACTCTTTTTGCTTAAAATAAGCAAATATAGATTtagataaatatataataatcatATAAACTCAATGATCTTCTTTATGTGAGAAATATTTTTCTagctaatataatataattataacaaaTACGAACCATAGAATAAGTAATAGATTTGACAAATTCAATTAATGGACAATGGCAAGTTACCCTGTAAGACAAGCAACGAGACAACCCTCAAATCTTTTTTTCTATATCAAACATTAAACATTCATTGATATTGTAATTCgttgatttattattattattattactattaaaTTTTAGTTCTTCATTGGTTCTTTGAACGGGTCcattaaatttcatttttcaatgtgtacttttgtttattttttttccttaataGAATTGAAATTTGAAGCTTTAGAAAATAATAATGGACTTTTTAAATACCTCAAATCAAGATAAAAATATAAACTAACTGATTTTTTAAGTTTCAAGTTGTGTAAATTGTTTTTAGGTGCAAGAATTGTTACGTGATGTTTGCGTCAATatacggtttaaaatatttgagttgtactATTACCATTAactataatttttgataaagcGGCAAGCGTTCAGTcatacaattgatatcagatcCAATATCATGGGTTCGATGCGTAGAATAATCGAAACGTGGTTCTTGAGATGCTGTATAATTGAATTAAATCATTACCACCAGACATAGATTCTAGTAAAACGACAAACGCTCGGTCCTACCATTACGTTATAACTTAGTATAAGATGGAAACTTCATAATAACATCAATAAAATTTGGaacaatttttataaataatatcaGATATCAGATGTTAAATCGTAGAACTTGTCGGACTTAAATAAATTCCATACTTAAAACAATTTTGTTAACTAATTTTCCAATTTACTGTTACAAATTCAGATTAGATTATTTTACATTGTAGTAGTAGCTTTGGAGACATtgaaatatagaatattataAGTATCTGAAAAACCATTAAATCCCAAGAAaagtaatttaaaatatattatccgATATCATCAACAATCAATATAGCATCATTCCAATGTACTTTAccatatttttcatatataGCACAAGATATGGAAATGGCGTCGGGtagttttcgattttttttttttttttttatatttaattggaATCATTTAGCTTTCATGTGTCACATTCTTGAACTGTATACTGCCTTGTTACAATGTGAAATTCTTTATTTTTTACCGCCACAAAACATCACAAAGCACTGAAAATGACctcaacaaataaaaaaaaacatttttttttaattttgtgtTCTTTATGTACCCTTGTTTAATTTATGTCATACAACTATTTTTTTGAAAGTTATGTCATACAACTATAACCAAGtaagaatttgttttttttaagcctgaaataatgaaattattaaatatattatttagttCTACATAATTAATCATCTTTGCAGAATGAGTAGTACTTGCAATCTTTCCGAAGTAAAATGAGACGAATCAATCTcatcgatattcaaaataaaaagtagtactcttagcataaaaaataatattttttcatggatgacccaaataagagatctgtatcacaaaatgcgacatgtgagaccgtctcacacaagtttttgcctaaaataaaatagaaatataCTTGAAAAAAATGTCTTTcttcttttatatatttatattagtgTCATGGTTACTCTTGTGTTTATAcgattctttaatttttttaaaaaaaaattggatttaatatttttttgtaatttaatttaattatattataaacaggAGTTTTTAATTTTGTGAGGACTATAATCTTAGTTATAATTTGGTTTggattaatatataatataatttacaCAAACTACTGACTTGGGTGGGTATTTAACAAGTCGGACAGAGAATAGAACAAGTCTTTTCATTGATTTCAACTCCAACAAGTGGCGCTGCCTTGTTAAAGCCGGCTGCTGCATATATTTTTCCACTCCATTCAGTTGGTTGGAGCTTTACTCTCTTCATATACAACTGAAAAATATTAACTTGAAAGAGTGAAGAAATCCAAGAATGGATAGGCTAATAAGGTTAGAGCCATCCAATACAGTGGCGATCGAAATTGAACCCGGGCAGAAATGCTCCGGTTCCATCAGTTTACGCAACGTTATGCACACGATGCCGGTTGCGTTTCGCATCCAACCGTTGAACAAGACACGGTACACAGTTGTTCCACACTCCGGGATCATACTACCTCTCACCACACTCACACTTGAAATCACTTACCAACTTTCTCCGAATTCTTCGCTGCCATACCGGTACCCGCATTGTGATGATTCTTTCATTTTGCAAAGTGTGGTGGCTCCTGGAGCAGGTGTGAAGGATCCAACGTCGACTTATGATTCGGTTCCGAACGATTGGTTCACTAACAAGAAGAAACAGGTGTATTCTGATAGTGGGATCAAGATCATGTTTGTTGGATCGATGGTTTTGAGCAGTTTGGTAGCTAAAGGTTGTATGGATGAAATCAGGGAGGTTCTCGAAAAGAGTGTCCCGAATTCGAGAGCCGCTGATTCTGTTGATTCTGAGGGAAATTCATTGTTACATTTGGCTGTTGCTCAGAGTAGGCCTGATTTGGTCCAGTTGTTGCTTGAATTCGAGCCAGATATTGAGGCTACTAATAGAACCGGATCGAGCCCACTCGAGGCCGCTTCTGCCTCGGGGGAAGAACTGATAGTTGAGCTACTCTTGGCTCACAAAGCAAGCCCGGAGAGATCAGAATTTTCCACTTGGGGTCCAATCCATCTAGCTACAGGGAATGGCCATGTTCAAGTTCTTAGGCATCTTTTACTGAAAGGTGCTAATCCGAATTCGCTCACGAAAGACGGAAACACTGCACTGCACTTAGCCGTCGAAGAGAAAAGACGAGACTGTGCCCGGCTGCTGCTAGCCAATGCAGCTAGATCAGATATTCGAAACACAAGTGATGGTGACACACCTCTACACACAGCCTCCACCATAGGAGACGAGCAAATGGTGAAACTTTTGCTCCATAAGGGGGCAAATAAAGATATAAGGAACAAACAACGTAAGACGGCCTACGATCTTGCTGCTGAAAACGGGCACACAAACCTATTTGACGTCCTAAAACTTGCCGACAAGCTATGTACTGCTGCGAGAAAGGGAGAGCTGAGGATGATCCTCAAGCTTCTAGAAAATGGGGCATCCATTCATGGGCGGGACCAGAACGGCTGGACCGCACTTCACCGGGCCTCATTTAAGGGACGTATAGACGTGACACGAATGTTGATCGAAAAGGGCGTCGATGTTAATGCGAAAGATGAAGATGGATACACGGCGTTGCACTGTTCTGTGGAGTCGGGGCAGGTGGATGTGATCGAATTGCTCGTAAAGAGAGGAGCTGACGTTGAAGCAAAAACAAATAAGGGCGTTACAGCCGTTCAAATTGCTGAATCTTTAAACTATACAGGGATTATTAGGATTCTTGTACAGGGAGGAGCTGCAAAAGATGGCGTTTTACAGCTTAAAAGTAAGCAAGATTCTGTGGCATTTGGTAAGGGGATTTCTAGCAGAGAAATGGATACTGGTGTGATTAAGAGGAATCAGAATCATAGCAGGAGAGTTCGTCGGAGTAGCTTCGATCACTATGCTCCATTAGCCGTGGTCTGAGGCCGGACAGAAACACAGTTCATGtgaaacattttttaaaaaaaaaatatttgttgcaTACTAAAATATATAAAGTCATCACTTGGATTTAGTTTCAGGAAACAACTGATTCATTAAGCGAAAGGTGGAAGCGTTCTTTTTCAGTTCAGAGGAAAATCAGTAGAATTATGAGTGTTGATTCACAAGGATAGAAGTGCTCAAATATGTTCGAGTCTGTCTGTTTCTCTGCTGTTATTACAGTGATTAAATGAAAGATGGATGTTATTTACCTTTTTGGTGGATGTTTGTTCgagaaatctttttttttttttttttcccatttattttgttttgttttgttttgatgGGCTTTGAATGTGCCGATGAATGACGAGATTATCTAAGGCAAAAACAATCTTACAGTTTGGTGGTTCAATTGTACATCAAACCGTGGGATTACTCCGAATCCGGTGCTGTTTGCTCCCTACCGAGGCTCATAGGCAAATctattctatttatttatttcacaaaGAGGTAGTAGATTAAGCTCCAAACCTGAAATATATCCAATGTAATTATATTGTAAGTGAAAGAAATCATATTGAACTGATATTTCATTGAGACTATGGTTCGTTTCTCAAGAATATAATATAGGATCGAATGTTTTTCGTCTTATCAATAGTATAGATGATGATAACAATataattcaaatttattttaaattatatagcaACTCAAACGCCAAATTTTGATAACTTACATCGTAAAATTATCACATCCAAACATCTCCCAATATTTGCATTGATTGCAATTTATGAAAATCGAATACATGCATTGACTATGATACTAATTGTAAGATCAGTACTTGTCGTTTACTAAAAGCTATCGAAAGTGGCAACGATATAACTCGagtatttttaaatcatataataattcAGATGTCACGTTTTGGTCACCCGTCTAGCAAAAACAATTATTATACTAAACTGCTATGACTATACGATATTACAAACAAACTATGGAAAGTTGACATTTGAAGGAGtctcttttttaaaataagttaaataaataataataataattacatTGAGCCACTTCCAGGTCCTAATTTCATGATTTGTTAGCTGTTAGTAAATTATAATgcgaaaaaattatttgattaaatatcaGTGAACTTAAAACATAGTCGTTGCTAACAAAGCATTTAACATGTTGCACGGTTGACAAGCATGAATCCATTAGCGCTTGTAGAACTTTATTTTGTCTTATCTCACTTTTTTTTTCCCCGATTTTTATGCTTAAATCgtcatatttttattgtttttaggTCTGATCGAAAAGTGTGAAAGTTTAATtttaaagataatcacaaaaaaTTTAATGTCAAGTATGAATGATTCATGataataaagaaaataattgaTGAATAATTTTTCTATCTTTCAAACAGATTTGTGATAACATTTTAGGAAGTTTTATACTTTTGCAACAAATTTGGATAagaaagaatattttttttttattacatttGAAGTTGGTAGgatgaaattttgaaagaaaaaccaAAATAGAATTAGTCATGGAATAAAGTGTGGCGACGTCTTGTGACTGCTTAACGACTACCTTGTCATTGCATATAGGAGCTTGAAATTGATCAtaaaaataccatattttaaaaatctttgaTTCATTGGATATACTCTATTCGATGATGtgttatttttgtaatttatttttacTTTATCTCCTCTATCCTTATCTACAAGTTAAGTTAAATACTACACGCAGTCTCATAGGAATTCACCATATGGAAGGGAAGAACAGGTGGAGGGAAAGACACACTAAACAAGCAAGATTCATGCATAATTCTGatatttcttctttttatttttatttctttattttcaCGATATCAAACATTATGTTTTTATCTAACTTTAATTTTATGGTGTAGTCATCTTATGACGAAGACCACGATAGAATCAAACTTGTGATCTTTTTGTGCATATTGAATTGATCAGGGTcttgatttattttatgttattaATCGATATTTTCGTAGGTATCGTGTATTTAATATGACCAATTgattgtatttttattatttggttTCGGCtcgaaaaaaaataaattgaaaataactttaaaaatattgatcaacacatggttaaacggACTAAACATAAAATTCGGTTTTATAGATATACATTTTGGTTTAATTATTGTacttaataaaatttcatagagtcattaaaaaattattgacattttgaataccTCTAAACTTTTGTAAAgtttttaaaagacaaatttgAAGAtcacatgactttttaaaactatACAAAAGTTTACATTGAATAATACTAAacttttattaaatatatacaagtTTAAATTGAATActtctaaaattttaaattgcacaaaagtcattaaaaatttAAACCTAATACAAAAATAACCAATTTTATGATAAACATGGAATAAGTGTATACTttaacaataatttaaattttatttttaaataaaatttacatgtatataatataatacaatACACTTTTTATCACGATTCTAATATTGCACCCGTACGATCGATAGGtcaatttaatcaattttttaaaCGTAGTTTTTAAGTTACCGATTTATAAtatcttaataatattttataatattaaattatgtaTAGTATaactttttgaaatttttgctTTACTAAAATTTTAAGTGAATTAATTAGTGTATAAATAAAACGTTTCGAACATTAGGAATACAAAAGGTACAATAATATAATTTCCTAATGAATCATGCACGACCAAATATTGGTTAAATCTTGTGtttctaaaaaatataaaatggtatttcaaatatatatttatacataaatGGTCACgttaatatatataatcaaataaaataaacatagaaatttgtaagaaattaaaatatattttgttagTGCAACACGCCTATCATTGATAATTCTGAATTGCTGTGCACATAGggatcaatttttttttggtttttagtCTTCGTTGTATCTGGTAGAATGAATGAATATTTGACTTCATAATCATGAATTCGATTTTTCCTACCAAGATCTTCTTAGATGAACTTGTTGTACATGACTTATCCACTGTGATTTATCTGACTAGCGTAATTCGTTAGCTACTACGTTAACCCGAGAATGTACCCAATGTGCATTTAAAGATAACAGCTTCGGGTTCAAACAACATTtaaaaaacttaaatattttgtttatataataatttctactattaagtaatttttataaaaaaacatatatagaGATTATACTAGAactttaaaaatgaatttttctgttttttttttttaaattattcatacTGATTTAATTGGATAAATTTTTTCAGTTTAAAATTTGTAAtgtttaataataatttatcgTATCACATAGAGTTAATTAAGctgtgttttaaatttttagagcaaaatcatttaaatttcaaTGTCATTAATATCGTATATGTTAATTTATATATGAGATGAGTCGACTTGATTCATATATGTAttgaaaattattacttttgacataaaaatgaTATGCCTTATGAATCAGGCAGGGTCGAAGATTTGTCTCATAAAACCGACCCATGAGACGATTTCATAggagtttttgtttttttagtaGGTCTCATATGAAACGGTCTAACTGATCTAATCCATAAGACAGATCGACACGGTCCATATTtagaatgaaaaataataatatcgacattcaaaataataattttcacgAGTCAGATTTAAGacatccgtctcataaaataaactcataaaacacgtttataaaaatttatgtgcTACAATATAGCGTTTTGAAGAGCTCTATATATACTCCACCAAGGATTTCCatggaaaaatattgtttttttatgttaagagtattacttttttattgttaatatcgataggattgacccgtctcacagataaagattcgtgagaccgtctcacaagagaactactaaaaaaaaattattcaatattcattaCAACTATAAGAATAGATTTCAAGAAtcaaatatgcaaaataaaaaataaataaaaataaaatgggTGGCCCACGTGGCAGGCCACCCATTCCTACCAACTATCGTCACCACCCAAGACTTACGAGTTACGTCCCCAAATGGTTTTTTTTTACGTTGTCAAAATTGCTCAGGCTTTCATGGGGCGCGTGACTGACTGATTTTGCATTTAACAAATGTTAATAGTTAATTTAACACTACAAACAGATGCAAAACCATTTTTTAATCTCGAGTAATttgtttcataaataatttCTCAAGAGATTGggcaaaaaattaaatttgattcCAATAATGTTCTAAACCCGTTCTGATCTAGTtcaattttgttttgttttgtttcgaATTAgggatatatatattttaaatgtaaaaaaattatttcaataaaAAGACGcttaaataaaattgtgaaatGGATATGTTATTTTCTATGTTCGAATAAATCAGTAAATAAGTTGgtcaaatttttatataaaacttctGAAAACTTtgtaatataaaattataatccAAATCAGTGaagaattaaaataatatttttgaccaAAAATAAgtaatcaaatcaaattcaatatTGGTCGATATCATGAATCATATCACAAATAGCACTAAAAGCACGCGCCCCAATAATCGCGCGTCACCCAGTTACCCCCTATCGAAGTTTCACTGAATTCTCCGTAGGAAGATTTCACTATCCTAGATCTACCACCGTAGTTTGGTAGATGTCAACTATGGGTGATGATATTATTTATTCAACGCATAATcacttatttatatattataattaaattaaatattaaatgaatgaATGAATCCAAACATTTAATAAACGAGTAGGTAactgtgagacgatctcacaaatctttatctgtgaaacatgtaattctatcgatattcacaataaaaagtaatattcttatcataaaaagtaatatttttttctgactgacccaaataaaatattcgtctcataaaatacgatcgtAATGTCTTCTTAAACAGGTTTTTACTTTAATAAATAATAGCAATCTTCTGCCACACTACAGCACAGTAGCTGACAATTACTGTACTCAGAATTTGTtttgttaattaattgattagtCTCTATAAATAATCTCATCACCCTACTCCCAAAACTCGCGTCTCCCGTTTCTCGCCCTCAAATCAACCGCTCCCCGTCTCCATTTCCCCGAAAAGTATGGATTCCCTGTCTTTCTCTAGTGTCTCGCTCCGTTCGTGTTGTGTATTTATGTTTTTTGCTGGACGTCTTCGTTCGTTCATTTTGTTGAGTCCCTTTTTTTGTGGTATTAGAATTAGACTAGCGATTTTTTTGTGTTGTTTTGGTAGATTTGTGGTTTTTGAATTGCATTTTTGAAGGTTTTTTGCTTCGTTTCGCTTAGATCAATCGGTGAGAGCCAGTTTTATTGGTTTTCATGTGTTCTTTTGTTGATGTGATTTCCGTTTACTtgaattgttattgttgttgATTGAAATTCGATTTGTTTTGATGTCGATTATGTGTGTTCTGGAATCTCGATGCAGGTAATGTGCTGACGTGGCTTTAGTAAGGAGTTGTGATTGGGTGGCGGGGATGGAATATGTGTGGATACGCTATACATAGTTAGTTTTCGGGGTGGAATTTGTAGAtctggatttcagattttgatCCGAGTAGATCTGGCTTGAAGTGGATAATGAGAGTGTGTAGTTCGATTAAATTTG from the Primulina tabacum isolate GXHZ01 chromosome 16, ASM2559414v2, whole genome shotgun sequence genome contains:
- the LOC142529461 gene encoding protein VAPYRIN-like is translated as MDRLIRLEPSNTVAIEIEPGQKCSGSISLRNVMHTMPVAFRIQPLNKTRYTVVPHSGIILPLTTLTLEITYQLSPNSSLPYRYPHCDDSFILQSVVAPGAGVKDPTSTYDSVPNDWFTNKKKQVYSDSGIKIMFVGSMVLSSLVAKGCMDEIREVLEKSVPNSRAADSVDSEGNSLLHLAVAQSRPDLVQLLLEFEPDIEATNRTGSSPLEAASASGEELIVELLLAHKASPERSEFSTWGPIHLATGNGHVQVLRHLLLKGANPNSLTKDGNTALHLAVEEKRRDCARLLLANAARSDIRNTSDGDTPLHTASTIGDEQMVKLLLHKGANKDIRNKQRKTAYDLAAENGHTNLFDVLKLADKLCTAARKGELRMILKLLENGASIHGRDQNGWTALHRASFKGRIDVTRMLIEKGVDVNAKDEDGYTALHCSVESGQVDVIELLVKRGADVEAKTNKGVTAVQIAESLNYTGIIRILVQGGAAKDGVLQLKSKQDSVAFGKGISSREMDTGVIKRNQNHSRRVRRSSFDHYAPLAVV